The Phocoena sinus isolate mPhoSin1 chromosome 17, mPhoSin1.pri, whole genome shotgun sequence genome contains a region encoding:
- the FBXO43 gene encoding F-box only protein 43, with protein sequence MTLTSKNSSFTDETEILKMSERHSGQAGTGAGNEVDSPIVNIKSSSFGDFCSTSSFQDSGYSELLKSCSFDNTDKESFGKKERGSTLIHEHPETSSLALTHSLESPTQRKRFVFPRKEKDKTPDLCETPKVSGKKFLLRRRLDVSFSLLKGDFESQNSSLESSTSQVPNLEKNIPSSASGFPRQNNFSSLVTSTLKTEEATSSSQKLRLNFSQQKTSTVDDSKDNCSLFEVECISPIQGNSFKDSITHDFSDSSLCINDENTYPELLGSSVSGTTCGTDEDIFVTPISNLVANVKFNVSQRLSPLGEVRRNISTPEDSGFNSLCLDKSEDSLTDQEGSFQELLQKHKGTLKVRDTVRRSRRLGRLRRLSTLREQGSQSETEEEKQPNLSGSESTPVATSDISESQPSSDNKSGDLSLSFKNLSKTPALQLVHELFMKSKRKRFQQSGARELLEERDGGKIAVLQRVLAGLIGKKMGIEKLDILTELKYRNLKHVLAMVLDSLAAESLCSIWKVSRNWREIIIQDKKADQRRKFHITQLKTDSEGAILNVDDAATRLHLLNRSALRSVQAQARTPGFQKEQVSTFSPWGEVLTPIASSSVTHLSSKQEEYVKVAKTLFIDEALKPCPRCQSPAKYQPYKKRGLCSSTACGFDFCVLCLCAYHGSEECSRGAAKPRNRKDALPGSAQSKRNLKRL encoded by the exons ATGACGTTGACGTCTAAGAACTCAAGCTTTACTGATG AAACAGAGATTTTGAAGATGTCAGAAAGGCATTCAGGTCAAGCTGGCACTGGAGCAGGAAATGAGGTGGACTCTCCTATTGTCAACATCAAGTCGTCCAGCTTTGGAGACTTTTGTTCCACATCTTCATTTCAAGATAGTGGCTACAGTGAGCTGTTAAAATCATGCAGCTTTGATAATACAGATAAAGAatcatttggaaagaaagaaagaggctcAACTTTAATCCATGAACATCCTGAAACTTCAAGTCTGGCCTTAACACATAGTTTAGAGTCTCCCACTCAAAGAAAGAGATTTGTCTTCCCCAGGAAGGAAAAGGATAAAACCCCAGACCTTTGTGAAACTCCTAAAGtcagtggaaaaaaatttttactgcGCAGAAGATTGGATGTATCTTTCTCTCTTCTAAAGGGGGATTTTGAATCACAAAATAGTTCTCTCGAAAGTAGTACAAGCCAAGTtcccaatttagaaaaaaatattccaagcaGTGCTTCAGGTTTCCCAaggcaaaataattttagttctttaGTTACTAGCACTTTGAAAACAGAAGAAGCGACTTCCAGCAGTCAAAAATTGAGACTTAATTTTTCTCAACAGAAGACATCCACAGTTGATGATTCCAAAGATAACTGTAGCCTATTTGAAGTTGAATGTATATCTCCAATTCAAGGCAATAGTTTTAAAGACTCTATCACACATGACTTTAGCGACAGCAGTCTATGTATTAATGATGAGAATACATATCCTGAACTTCTGGGCTCTTCGGTCAGTGGAACAACTTGTGGAACAGATGAGGACATATTTGTGACTCCAATAAGTAATCTTGTAGCAAATGTTAAATTTAATGTAAGTCAAAGGCTTTCTCCTTTAGGTGAAGTGAGACGAAATATTTCAACACCTGAAGACAGTGGCTTTAACTCACTTTGCTTGGATAAATCAGAAGATTCCCTCACTGACCAAGAGGGCTCTTTCCAAGAACTGCTTCAGAAACATAAGGGAACTCTCAAAGTCAGGGACACGGTAAGAAGATCAAGGCGTCTTGGAAGATTAAGAAGACTGTCCACCCTTAGGGAGCAAGGCTCACAAtctgagacagaagaagaaaagcagccCAACCTCTCTGGCTCTGAATCAACACCAGTGGCCACTTCAGACATCTCAGAGAGTCAGCCAAGCAGTGACAATAAGAGTGGGGATTTGAGTTTAAGCTTTAAGAATTTATCAAAGACCCCAGCCTTGCAGTTAGTGCATGAGCTCTTTatgaaaagcaaaaggaaaagattCCAGCAAAGTGGTGCACGTGAATTGTTAGAAGAAAGGGACGGGGGGAAAATAGCTGTACTACAGCGTGTACTTGCAGGCCTGATTGGCAAGAAAATGGGTATAGAAAAACTGGACATCTTAAcagaattaaaatacagaaatttaaagCATGTTCTTGCTATGGTTTTAGATTCCTTGGCTGCAGAAAGCCTATGcag TATTTGGAAAGTGAGCAGAAATTGGCGTGAAATTATTATTCAAGATAAAAAAGCAGATCAGAGGAGGAAATTTCATATCACACAACTGAAAACAGATTCTGAG GGGGCTATATTAAATGTTGATGATGCTGCCACTCGGCTCCATCTTTTAAATCGATCAGCTTTAAGATCTGTGCAAGCACAGGCTAGGACACCAGGTTTTCAGAAAGAACAAGTTTCAACATTTTCTCCTTGGGGAGAAGTTTTGACACCTATAGCGAGTTCTTCTGTTACTCACTTAAGTAGTAAACAGGAAGAATATGTTAAG GTTGCCAAAACACTTTTTATTGATGAAGCATTAAAACCTTGCCCAAGGTGCCAATCCCCTGCTAAGTACCAGCCTTATAAGAAAAGGGGACTATGTAGCAGCACAGCCTGTGGTTTTGACTTTTGTGTGTTATGTTTGTGTGCTTATCATGGGTCTGAAGAATGTAGTAGAGGAGCAGCAAagccaagaaatagaaaagatgctCTTCCAGGAAGTGCCCAGAGTAAGCGGAATTTAAAACGCCTCTAA
- the POLR2K gene encoding DNA-directed RNA polymerases I, II, and III subunit RPABC4: protein MDTQKDVQPPKQQPMIYICGECHTENEIKSRDPIRCRECGYRIMYKKRTKRLVVFDAR from the exons ATGGACACCCAGAAGGACGTTCAACCCCCAAAGCAGCAGCCAATGATATATATCTGTGGAG AATgtcacacagaaaatgaaataaaatcaaggGATCCAATCCGTTGCAGAGAATGTGGATACAGAATAATGTACAAGAAAAGGACTAAAAGAT TGGTGGTTTTTGATGCTCGATGA